The Candidatus Hydrothermales bacterium genome includes a region encoding these proteins:
- a CDS encoding DUF296 domain-containing protein — MDDGKIIVAVFEDDEDFIQKISELSSALKDENVLVVISALGMMKDVKMGFWNGKEYEIHIENEPAELLGISGVITPKTSPTFHFHVTIGKRNGEVKGGHLISAKVSNTLEMFLIKGNVPVERREEGGLRKLKIM; from the coding sequence ATGGATGATGGTAAAATTATCGTAGCGGTATTTGAGGACGATGAGGACTTTATTCAAAAGATAAGCGAGCTTTCCAGTGCTCTTAAGGATGAAAACGTTCTGGTAGTCATTTCGGCTTTGGGAATGATGAAAGATGTTAAAATGGGTTTTTGGAACGGAAAAGAGTATGAGATACATATTGAAAATGAACCTGCAGAGCTACTGGGGATTTCAGGAGTTATTACTCCTAAGACTTCTCCCACTTTTCATTTCCACGTTACTATTGGAAAAAGAAATGGAGAGGTTAAAGGAGGACACCTGATCTCTGCAAAGGTATCAAATACCTTAGAGATGTTTTTGATAAAGGGAAACGTTCCTGTTGAGAGAAGAGAAGAAGGGGGCCTAAGGAAACTAAAAATAATGTGA